The Medicago truncatula cultivar Jemalong A17 chromosome 4, MtrunA17r5.0-ANR, whole genome shotgun sequence genome includes a region encoding these proteins:
- the LOC25493983 gene encoding nod factor hydrolase protein 1, whose amino-acid sequence MANFLKLKQFLTLVLILLALAAKSSKSTPSPSSTTRVKGIYWIENPLFPPSSIDTSLFTHIFYAFVSPNKFTYKLEEEEEDSTTVATSLTTFTNTFKTKTPPIPTLLSIGGATSNSTLFAFIASDPTARATFINSTIQVARTFGFDGIDFDWEFPTTTKEMNDLGELLFQWRRAISDEATSTSRPPLLLTAAVYFAVNFFLSGERRMYPVDSINKNLDWVNVMSYDLLGSGSNVTGAPSGMFDSKSNVSVVSGLFSWIRGGVAPEKIVMGMPLYGKSWKLQDPNVHGIGAPNVGPGPGVDGGMAYFQVVDFNKQMGAKVVYDKETGSVYSYSGSTWIGYDDPFTVSVKVGFAQALKLGGYFFWAAGYDTSDWKVSTQASKAWRPE is encoded by the exons ATGGCAAACTTCCTCAAACTCAAACAGTTCCTAACTTTAGTATTAATTCTCTTAGCCCTAGCCGCCAAAAGTTCCAAAAGCacaccatcaccatcatcaaCCACACGTGTGAAAGGCATATACTGGATAGAAAACCCACTTTTCCCTCCATCTTCCATAGATACATCACTTTTCACTCACATTTTCTACGCTTTTGTTTCACCCAACAAATTCACTTATAAgctagaagaagaagaagaagattcaaCAACTGTAGCCACCTCCCTCACTACTTTCACCAACACTTTCAAAACTAAAACCCCTCCCATTCCTACCCTCCTTTCCATTGGAGGTGCAACTAGCAATTCCACACTCTTTGCTTTCATTGCCTCTGACCCCACGGCACGTGCTACCTTCATCAACTCTACAATCCAAGTCGCTCGAACCTTTGGATTCGATGGAATCGACTTCGATTGGGAGTTTCCTACAACCACAAAAGAAATGAATGACCTTGGAGAATTGCTTTTCCAATGGCGAAGAGCAATTTCCGACGAAGCAACCTCCACCAGCCGGCCACCTTTGCTTCTCACCGCCGCTGTTTACTTTGCCGTTAATTTTTTCCTCTCCGGTGAACGGCGGATGTATCCGGTTGATTCTATTAACAAGAATTTGGATTGGGTTAATGTTATGAGTTATGATCTTCTCGGGTCGGGTAGTAATGTGACCGGGGCTCCATCTGGAATGTTTGACTCGAAAAGTAATGTGAGTGTGGTGAGTgggttgttttcatggatccgAGGCGGGGTTGCTCCAGAAAAGATTGTTATGGGTATGCCTCTTTACGGGAAGAGTTGGAAGCTTCAGGATCCGAATGTGCATGGAATCGGGGCACCGAATGTTGGGCCGGGTCCTGGGGTTGATGGTGGAATGGCGTATTTTCAAGTTGTGGATTTTAATAAACAAATGGGTGCAAAAGTGGTGTATGACAAGGAGACCGGATCGGTTTATTCATATAGTGGGAGTACTTGGATTGGGTATGATGATCCGTTTACGGTTTCTGTTAAGGTTGGGTTTGCTCAAGCTCTTAAACTAGGTGGATATTTCTTTTGGGCTGCTGGTTATGATACTAGTGATTGGAAAGTCTCAACTCAAG CTTCGAAAGCATGGAGGCCTGAGTGA
- the LOC25493984 gene encoding class V chitinase CHIT5b gives MANILNLKHLLTLALILLALATKSSTSSSSSITRVKGIYWLENPFFPPTTVDTSLFTHIFYSFLTPNNITYKLEISSSQILSLNTFTKTFKTKSPPAATLFSIGGAGSNSSLLAFIASDPPACAAFINSTIDVARTFGFDGIDLDWEFPKNTKEMNDLGEMLFQWRKAISDEGATTGRPPLLLTAAVYFAVNFSIYGEPRMYPVNSINENLDWVNVMSYELRGPRSNKTGAPSGTFDPKSNVSVVSGLLSWIHSGVVPEKLVMGMPLYGKSWKLRDPNVHGIGAPSVGSGPGVNGLMAYFQVLDFNRQKSAKVEYDVDTASVYSYSGSTWIGYDNPFTVSIKVGFAQALKLRGYFFWVAGLDTLDWKIATQASKAWKLV, from the exons ATGGCTAACATCCTCAACCTGAAACATTTACTCACTTTAGCATTAATTCTCTTAGCCCTAGCCACCAAAAGTtccacatcatcatcatcatcaatcacaCGTGTGAAAGGTATTTACTGGTTAGAAAATCCATTTTTCCCTCCAACTACAGTAGACACATCACTCTTTACTCACATCTTCTACTCATTCCTCACACCCAACAACATCACCTACAAACTTGAAATTTCATCTTCTCAAATCTTATCCCTCAACACTTTCACCAaaaccttcaaaacaaaatcccCTCCTGCAGCTACTCTCTTTTCCATTGGAGGTGCAGGTAGCAATTCATCCTTGTTGGCCTTCATCGCCTCCGATCCACCCGCATGTGCCGCCTTCATTAACTCTACAATCGACGTTGCTCGTACATTTGGATTCGATGGAATTGACTTGGATTGGGAGTTTCCTAAAAACACTAAAGAAATGAACGACCTCGGAGAAATGCTCTTCCAATGGCGAAAAGCTATCTCCGATGAAGGCGCCACCACCGGCCGGCCACCGTTGCTTCTCACAGCCGCTGTTTACTTCGCTGTGAATTTTTCCATCTACGGTGAACCACGGATGTATCCGGTTAATTCCATTAACGAGAATTTGGATTGGGTAAACGTTATGAGTTATGAACTTCGTGGGCCACGGAGTAATAAAACCGGGGCTCCATCTGGAACATTTGACCCGAAAAGTAATGTTAGTGTGGTGAGTGGGTTGCTTTCATGGATCCATAGTGGGGTTGTGCCGGAAAAGTTAGTAATGGGTATGCCACTTTATGGGAAGTCGTGGAAACTCCGAGATCCGAATGTGCATGGAATTGGGGCACCGAGTGTTGGGTCGGGTCCTGGGGTTAATGGTTTAATGGCGTATTTCCAAGTGTTGGATTTTAATAGACAAAAAAGTGCTAAAGTGGAGTATGACGTGGATACTGCCTCCGTTTATTCGTATAGTGGAAGTACGTGGATCGGATACGATAATCCATTTACGGTATCTATTAAGGTTGGGTTTGCTCAAGCTCTTAAACTTCGTGGCTATTTCTTTTGGGTTGCAGGTTTGGATACTCTTGATTGGAAAATCGCAACTCAAG CTTCGAAAGCCTGGAAGCTTGTGTGA
- the LOC25493986 gene encoding cysteine-rich receptor-like protein kinase 10: MFSKHFSIFLVFLFLTSYSIADTTSWVKSGYYFSSNEIEASEIKSTLFTHLLCAFAFINSTDYSIFINDSEYYRFASFTRRVKLQNPSVTSLLSIYTGGQNSSLFNSLINQSSYRKSFIGSSIRTARQFDFQGIDFCGAVPKQGKDLVNFATLLKEWRVAITSEASNTKRSELVLVMTGYYLKASDSLSYPFESMQKNLDWVHFAAYDYYLPKRDSVTRFHAALYGSSDWENTDSGIKEWRKRGFSSNKLVIGLPYHGYAWTLVKPGEGGVGRPTSGPAFTMDGSMSYKFIKSYIRGFGDGVVSRYNDTFVVNYFTVASTWVNFDDVEAIKEKVSYAKKNGLLGYSVFQVGNDDNWVLSTAAHEVNEDHHNRNRRLLIVVLVTALTATFLLAMVFFCYYHKGTVITITRMMYRLRIHLSAPDEGLNENGSDLIVFDYLTIKLATSYFSKENKVGEGGFGAVYKGKLGNGVEIAVKRLSKTSKQGLEEFKNEITLTAKLQHVNLVRLLGYCTKRNEKLLIYEYLPNKSLDHFLIDPRKSILLDWKRRVNIIEGITQGLLYLQEYSNFTIIHRDIKASNVLLDHEMNPKISDFGMAKLFEKYELEANTSRIVGTYGYVPPEYVRKGIYSPKYDVYSFGVLLLQIISGKRTSRYYGPHENMNLLEYAYELWMEGRGMEFVDPSLDDSTSHCKIMRCMQVALLCVQENSEDRPSMLEVDSLLKNESAYVGTPNVPAFSMKKLEEDKVDTLKSGFKFSSINDVTISQMLPR; the protein is encoded by the exons ATGTTTTCAAAACATTTTTCTATCTTCCTTGTCTTCCTCTTTCTCACATCTTACTCAATTGCAGACACAACTTCCTGGGTTAAATCTGGTTATTATTTTTCCAGTAATGAAATTGAAGCTTCAGAGATAAAATCAACACTTTTCACACACCTCTTATGTGCTTTTGCTTTCATAAATTCCACAGACTACAGCATCTTTATAAATGACTCTGAGTATTATAGATTCGCGTCCTTCACCAGAAGAGTAAAGCTTCAAAACCCATCTGTTACATCTCTTTTATCAATCTACACTGGAGGACAAAATTCTTCACTTTTTAACTCATTGATAAACCAATCTTCTTATAGAAAATCTTTCATTGGTTCCTCCATCAGAACAGCAAGACAATTTGACTTTCAAGGCATAGACTTTTGTGGTGCAGTGCCAAAACAGGGCAAAGATCTTGTCAATTTCGCAACCCTTTTGAAAGAGTGGCGAGTTGCGATAACTTCTGAGGCAAGTAACACTAAAAGATCAGAATTAGTGTTGGTGATGACAGGTTATTATCTTAAAGCTTCAGATTCCCTTAGTTATCCTTTTGAATCAATGCAGAAGAATTTGGATTGGGTTCATTTTGCTGCATATGATTACTATCTTCCTAAAAGGGACAGTGTCACACGTTTTCATGCAGCTTTATACGGTTCATCTGACTGGGAAAATACTGATTCAGGCATTAAAGAGTGGAGAAAAAGAGGATTTTCTTCTAACAAACTTGTAATTGGTTTGCCTTATCATGGATATGCATGGACACTTGTGAAACCAGGTGAAGGTGGTGTTGGTAGACCAACTTCTGGTCCTGCTTTTACAATGGATGGTTCAATGTCTTATAAGTTTATAAAAAGTTACATTAGAGGCTTTGGTGATGGAGTAGTTTCACGTTATAATGACACTTTTGTGGTGAATTATTTCACTGTTGCATCTACTTGGGTTAATTTTGATGATGTGGAAGCTATTAAAGAAAAAGTTTCTTATGCAAAGAAAAATGGATTACTTGGTTACAGTGTGTTCCAAGTTGGGAATGATGACAATTGGGTCCTTTCAACGGCAG CTCATGAAGTAAATGAAGATCATCATAACAGAAACAGAAGGTTGCTGATAGTTGTTCTGGTTACTGCTTTGACTGCTACCTTTCTCTTGGCAATGGTATTTTTTTGCTACTACCACAAAG GAACAGTGATTACTATTACAAGAATGATGTACAGATTGAGGATACATTTATCAGCACCTGACGAAGGTCTCAATGAAAATGGTTCTGATTTGATAGTATTTGATTATCTCACAATAAAACTTGCAACAAGTTACTTCTCAAAAGAAAATAAGGTTGGAGAGGGTGGATTTGGTGCAGTGTACAAG GGGAAATTAGGTAATGGAGTAGAAATAGCCGTCAAAAGACTCTCAAAAACCTCAAAACAAGGACTTGAAGAGTTCAAAAATGAGATCACACTTACAGCAAAGCTACAACATGTTAATTTAGTTAGACTTTTGGGTTACTGCACAAAAAGGAACGAGAAGCTTCTAATCTATGAATACCTCCCAAATAAAAGCTTAGATCATTTTCTCATTG ATCCAAGGAAATCAATTCTTCTAGATTGGAAGAGACGTGTGAATATCATTGAAGGGATCACTCAAGGCCTTCTTTATCTCCAAGAGTACTCAAATTTTACTATAATCCACCGAGATATTAAAGCTAGTAATGTTTTGTTAGACCATGAGATGAATCCAAAGATATCAGATTTTGGTATGGCTAAACTTTTTGAGAAGTATGAACTTGAAGCGAATACAAGCAGGATCGTGGGAACGTA TGGGTACGTGCCTCCCGAGTATGTCAGAAAAGGCATATACTCCCCGAAGTATGATGTTTATAGTTTTGGAGTCCTTCTCTTGCAAATCATAAGCGGAAAGAGGACTTCACGATATTACGGCCCACATGAAAATATGAACCTTTTGGAATAT GCATATGAGCTGTGGATGGAAGGGAGAGGAATGGAGTTTGTTGACCCTTCATTGGATGATTCAACATCGCATTGTAAAATCATGAGATGCATGCAAGTAGCTCTTTTGTGCGTTCAAGAGAACTCGGAAGATAGACCATCCATGTTAGAAGTTGATTCGCTGCTCAAGAATGAAAGTGCATATGTCGGTACTCCAAACGTGCCTGCTTTTTCGATGAAAAAACTTGAAGAAGATAAGGTGGATACATTAAAATCTGGGTTCAAATTCTCTTCAATCAATGATGTTACAATTTCTCAAATGCTACCAAGATAA
- the LOC25493987 gene encoding cysteine-rich receptor-like protein kinase 19 isoform X1, protein MRVGGRRKRRRLIRGDTTSWVKAGYYFSSNEMEASEIKSTLFTHLLCAFAFINSTDYSIFINDSEYSKFDSFTTRVKLQNPSVTSLLSIYTGGENSSLFNSLINQSSYRKSFIDSSIRTARRFDFQGIDFCGAGPKQGKDLVNFATLLKEWRIAITSEARNTKRSELVLVMTGYYLKASDSLSYPFESMQKNLDWVHFVAYNYYLPKRDSVTRFHAPLYGSSGWENTDSGIKEWRKRGFSSNKLVIGLPYHGFAWTLVKPGEGGVGRPTSGPAITMDGSMAYKFIKSYIRGFGDGVVSRYNDTFVVNYFTVESTWVNFDDVEAIKEKVSYAKKNGLLGYSVFQVGSDDNWVLSTAAHEVNKDHHNRRLLIVVLVTALTATFLLAMVFFCYYHKGTVITITRMVYRLRIHLSAPDEDLNENGSDLIVFDYLTIKLATSYFSTENKVGEGGFGAVYKGKLFNGVEIAVKRLSKTSKQGLEEFKNEIALTAKLQHVNLVRLLGYCTKRNEKLLIYEYLPNKSLDHFLIDPRKSILLDWRRRVNIIEGITQGLLYLQEYSNFTIIHRDIKASNVLLDHEMNPKISDFGMARIFGKYELEANTSRIVGTYGYVPPEYVRKGIYSPKYDVYSFGVLLLQIISGNKTSCYYGPHENMNLLEYAYGLWMEGRGVEFFDPSLDDTASACKIMRCMQVALLCVQENSADRPSMLEVDSLIKNEGRPIGTPNMPAFSMNKHEDDKGDTFNSGFNLYSINDVTISQMLPR, encoded by the exons ATGCGTGTTGGAGGACGGAGAAAACGCCGGCGATTGATCCGCGGAG ACACAACTTCCTGGGTTAAAGCTGGTTATTATTTTTCCAGTAATGAAATGGAAGCTTCGGAGATAAAATCAACACTTTTCACACACCTCTTATGTGCTTTTGCTTTCATAAATTCCACAGACTACAGCATCTTTATAAATGACTCTGAGTATTCTAAATTCGACTCCTTCACCACCAGAGTAAAGCTTCAAAATCCTTCTGTTACATCTCTTCTATCAATCTACACTGGAGGAGAAAATTCTTCACTTTTTAACTCGTTGATAAACCAATCTTCTTATAGAAAATCTTTCATTGATTCCTCCATCAGAACGGCAAGACGATTTGACTTTCAAGGCATAGACTTTTGTGGTGCAGGGCCAAAACAGGGCAAAGATCTTGTTAATTTCGCAACCCTTTTGAAAGAGTGGCGAATTGCAATAACTTCTGAGGCAAGAAACACTAAAAGATCAGAATTAGTGTTGGTGATGACAGGTTATTATCTTAAAGCTTCAGATTCCCTTAGTTATCCTTTTGAATCAATGCAGAAGAATTTGGATTGGGTTCATTTTGTTGCATATAATTACTATCTTCCTAAAAGGGACAGTGTCACACGTTTTCATGCACCTTTATATGGTTCATCTGGCTGGGAAAATACTGATTCAGGTATCAAAGAGTGGAGAAAAAGAGGATTTTCTTCTAACAAACTTGTAATTGGTTTGCCTTATCATGGATTTGCATGGACACTTGTGAAACCAGGTGAAGGTGGTGTTGGTAGACCAACTTCTGGTCCTGCTATTACAATGGATGGTTCAATGGCTTATAAGTTTATAAAAAGTTACATCAGAGGCTTTGGTGATGGAGTAGTTTCACGTTATAATGACACTTTTGTGGTGAATTATTTCACTGTTGAATCTACATGGGTTAATTTTGATGATGTGGAAGCTATTAAAGAAAAAGTTTCTTATGCAAAGAAAAATGGATTACTTGGTTACAGTGTGTTCCAAGTTGGGAGTGATGACAATTGGGTCCTTTCAACGGCAG CTCATGAAGTAAATAAAGATCATCATAACAGAAGGTTGCTGATAGTTGTTCTGGTTACTGCTTTGACTGCTACCTTTCTCTTGGCAATGGTATTTTTTTGCTACTACCACAAAG GAACAGTGATAACTATTACAAGAATGGTGTACAGATTGAGGATACATTTATCAGCACCTGACGAAGATCTCAATGAAAATGGTTCTGATTTGATAGTATTTGATTATCTCACAATAAAACTTGCAACAAGTTACTTCTCAACAGAAAATAAGGTTGGAGAGGGTGGATTTGGTGCAGTGTACAAG gGGAAATTATTCAATGGAGTAGAAATAGCTGTCAAACGACTCTCAAAAACCTCAAAACAAGGACTTGAAGAGTTCAAAAATGAGATCGCACTTACAGCAAAACTACAGCATGTTAATTTAGTTAGACTTTTGGGTTACTGCACAAAAAGGAACGAGAAGCTTCTAATCTATGAATACCTCCCAAATAAAAGCTTAGACCATTTTCTCATTG ATCCAAGGAAATCAATTCTTCTAGATTGGAGGAGACGCGTGAATATCATTGAAGGAATAACTCAAGGCCTTCTTTATCTCCAAGAGTACTCAAATTTTACTATAATCCACCGAGATATTAAAGCTAGTAATGTTTTGTTAGACCATGAGATGAATCCTAAGATTTCAGATTTTGGTATGGCTAGAATTTTTGGAAAGTATGAACTTGAAGCAAACACAAGCAGGATCGTGGGAACGTA TGGGTATGTACCTCCCGAGTATGTCAGAAAAGGCATATACTCACCCAAGTACGACGTTTATAGTTTTGGAGTTCTTCTCTTGCAAATCATAAGTGGAAACAAGACTTCATGTTATTACGGCCCACATGAAAATATGAACCTTTTGGAATAT GCATATGGGCTGTGGATGGAAGGGAGAGGTGTGGAATTTTTTGACCCTTCATTGGATGATACAGCATCAGCTTGTAAAATCATGAGATGCATGCAAGTGGCTCTTTTGTGTGTTCAAGAGAACTCAGCAGATAGACCTTCCATGTTAGAAGTTGATTCACTAATCAAGAATGAAGGTAGGCCAATTGGTACTCCCAACATGCCTGCCTTTTCAATGAACAAACATGAAGATGATAAGGGAGATACATTTAACTCTGGGTTCAATttatattcaatcaatgatgtTACAATTTCTCAAATGTTACCAAGATAA
- the LOC25493987 gene encoding cysteine-rich receptor-like protein kinase 19 isoform X2 produces the protein MRVGGRRKRRRLIRGDTTSWVKAGYYFSSNEMEASEIKSTLFTHLLCAFAFINSTDYSIFINDSEYSKFDSFTTRVKLQNPSVTSLLSIYTGGENSSLFNSLINQSSYRKSFIDSSIRTARRFDFQGIDFCGAGPKQGKDLVNFATLLKEWRIAITSEARNTKRSELVLVMTGYYLKASDSLSYPFESMQKNLDWVHFVAYNYYLPKRDSVTRFHAPLYGSSGWENTDSGIKEWRKRGFSSNKLVIGLPYHGFAWTLVKPGEGGVGRPTSGPAITMDGSMAYKFIKSYIRGFGDGVVSRYNDTFVVNYFTVESTWVNFDDVEAIKEKVSYAKKNGLLGYSVFQVGSDDNWVLSTAAHEVNKDHHNRRLLIVVLVTALTATFLLAMVFFCYYHKVITITRMVYRLRIHLSAPDEDLNENGSDLIVFDYLTIKLATSYFSTENKVGEGGFGAVYKGKLFNGVEIAVKRLSKTSKQGLEEFKNEIALTAKLQHVNLVRLLGYCTKRNEKLLIYEYLPNKSLDHFLIDPRKSILLDWRRRVNIIEGITQGLLYLQEYSNFTIIHRDIKASNVLLDHEMNPKISDFGMARIFGKYELEANTSRIVGTYGYVPPEYVRKGIYSPKYDVYSFGVLLLQIISGNKTSCYYGPHENMNLLEYAYGLWMEGRGVEFFDPSLDDTASACKIMRCMQVALLCVQENSADRPSMLEVDSLIKNEGRPIGTPNMPAFSMNKHEDDKGDTFNSGFNLYSINDVTISQMLPR, from the exons ATGCGTGTTGGAGGACGGAGAAAACGCCGGCGATTGATCCGCGGAG ACACAACTTCCTGGGTTAAAGCTGGTTATTATTTTTCCAGTAATGAAATGGAAGCTTCGGAGATAAAATCAACACTTTTCACACACCTCTTATGTGCTTTTGCTTTCATAAATTCCACAGACTACAGCATCTTTATAAATGACTCTGAGTATTCTAAATTCGACTCCTTCACCACCAGAGTAAAGCTTCAAAATCCTTCTGTTACATCTCTTCTATCAATCTACACTGGAGGAGAAAATTCTTCACTTTTTAACTCGTTGATAAACCAATCTTCTTATAGAAAATCTTTCATTGATTCCTCCATCAGAACGGCAAGACGATTTGACTTTCAAGGCATAGACTTTTGTGGTGCAGGGCCAAAACAGGGCAAAGATCTTGTTAATTTCGCAACCCTTTTGAAAGAGTGGCGAATTGCAATAACTTCTGAGGCAAGAAACACTAAAAGATCAGAATTAGTGTTGGTGATGACAGGTTATTATCTTAAAGCTTCAGATTCCCTTAGTTATCCTTTTGAATCAATGCAGAAGAATTTGGATTGGGTTCATTTTGTTGCATATAATTACTATCTTCCTAAAAGGGACAGTGTCACACGTTTTCATGCACCTTTATATGGTTCATCTGGCTGGGAAAATACTGATTCAGGTATCAAAGAGTGGAGAAAAAGAGGATTTTCTTCTAACAAACTTGTAATTGGTTTGCCTTATCATGGATTTGCATGGACACTTGTGAAACCAGGTGAAGGTGGTGTTGGTAGACCAACTTCTGGTCCTGCTATTACAATGGATGGTTCAATGGCTTATAAGTTTATAAAAAGTTACATCAGAGGCTTTGGTGATGGAGTAGTTTCACGTTATAATGACACTTTTGTGGTGAATTATTTCACTGTTGAATCTACATGGGTTAATTTTGATGATGTGGAAGCTATTAAAGAAAAAGTTTCTTATGCAAAGAAAAATGGATTACTTGGTTACAGTGTGTTCCAAGTTGGGAGTGATGACAATTGGGTCCTTTCAACGGCAG CTCATGAAGTAAATAAAGATCATCATAACAGAAGGTTGCTGATAGTTGTTCTGGTTACTGCTTTGACTGCTACCTTTCTCTTGGCAATGGTATTTTTTTGCTACTACCACAAAG TGATAACTATTACAAGAATGGTGTACAGATTGAGGATACATTTATCAGCACCTGACGAAGATCTCAATGAAAATGGTTCTGATTTGATAGTATTTGATTATCTCACAATAAAACTTGCAACAAGTTACTTCTCAACAGAAAATAAGGTTGGAGAGGGTGGATTTGGTGCAGTGTACAAG gGGAAATTATTCAATGGAGTAGAAATAGCTGTCAAACGACTCTCAAAAACCTCAAAACAAGGACTTGAAGAGTTCAAAAATGAGATCGCACTTACAGCAAAACTACAGCATGTTAATTTAGTTAGACTTTTGGGTTACTGCACAAAAAGGAACGAGAAGCTTCTAATCTATGAATACCTCCCAAATAAAAGCTTAGACCATTTTCTCATTG ATCCAAGGAAATCAATTCTTCTAGATTGGAGGAGACGCGTGAATATCATTGAAGGAATAACTCAAGGCCTTCTTTATCTCCAAGAGTACTCAAATTTTACTATAATCCACCGAGATATTAAAGCTAGTAATGTTTTGTTAGACCATGAGATGAATCCTAAGATTTCAGATTTTGGTATGGCTAGAATTTTTGGAAAGTATGAACTTGAAGCAAACACAAGCAGGATCGTGGGAACGTA TGGGTATGTACCTCCCGAGTATGTCAGAAAAGGCATATACTCACCCAAGTACGACGTTTATAGTTTTGGAGTTCTTCTCTTGCAAATCATAAGTGGAAACAAGACTTCATGTTATTACGGCCCACATGAAAATATGAACCTTTTGGAATAT GCATATGGGCTGTGGATGGAAGGGAGAGGTGTGGAATTTTTTGACCCTTCATTGGATGATACAGCATCAGCTTGTAAAATCATGAGATGCATGCAAGTGGCTCTTTTGTGTGTTCAAGAGAACTCAGCAGATAGACCTTCCATGTTAGAAGTTGATTCACTAATCAAGAATGAAGGTAGGCCAATTGGTACTCCCAACATGCCTGCCTTTTCAATGAACAAACATGAAGATGATAAGGGAGATACATTTAACTCTGGGTTCAATttatattcaatcaatgatgtTACAATTTCTCAAATGTTACCAAGATAA